GTTGCGAATGTGATCGTAAAAGGCCTTCGGGCGTTCTTCATCGATCAGCTCCGAAAGTTCTTCCAGGCCCATCGGTTCGCCAAGCTTGGCCTGGCTGCTGGCGTAATCCACCAAAGTCTTGGTTTTCTCGCGAGCGGAGTCTTCCGGCAAGTCCTCACTCTCGACGAAGTCGCTGAAGGCCTTGAGCAGCGTGCGCGTTTCGCCCGGGCCGTCGACACCTTCCTGACAGCCGATGAAATCGCGGAAGTATTCCGACACCTTCTTGCCGTTCTTGCCTTTGATGAACGAGATGTACTGCTTGGACTGTTTGTTGTTCTGCCACTCGGAAACGTTGATCCGCGCGGCCAGGTGCAGCTGTCCGAGGTCCAGATGGCGCGACGGGGTTACGTCCAGTTCATCGGTCACCGCGACGCCTTCGCTGTGGTGCAACAGGGCGATCGCCAGATAGTCGGTCATGCCTTGCTGATAATGAGCGAACAGCACGTGACCGCCGACTGACAGGTTGGATTCTTCCATCAGTTTTTGCAGATGCTCGACCGCCACTTTGCTGAACGCGGTGAAG
This window of the Pseudomonas fluorescens genome carries:
- the yejK gene encoding nucleoid-associated protein YejK, with protein sequence MPIRHCIVHLIDKKPDGTPAVLHARDSELAESAAIENMLADLNESYNAKQGKAWGLFHPESGAFPFSGWLKEYMDGGKDFTAFSKVAVEHLQKLMEESNLSVGGHVLFAHYQQGMTDYLAIALLHHSEGVAVTDELDVTPSRHLDLGQLHLAARINVSEWQNNKQSKQYISFIKGKNGKKVSEYFRDFIGCQEGVDGPGETRTLLKAFSDFVESEDLPEDSAREKTKTLVDYASSQAKLGEPMGLEELSELIDEERPKAFYDHIRNKDYGLSPEIPADKRTLNQFRRFTGRAEGLSISFEAHLLGSKIEYDEENGTLIIKGLPTSLTDQLKRRN